A window of Sulfurimonas gotlandica GD1 contains these coding sequences:
- the pseI gene encoding pseudaminic acid synthase → MKIGSFDLEKDGTFIIAELSANHNGSLENALNSIKAAKEIGANAIKLQTYTPDTLTLDCRKDDFMIDGGTLWDGETLYELYNKAYTPWEWHKELFNYARSLGIDIFSSPFDKTAVDFLEEFNPSAYKIASLEITDHELVRYTASKGKPILISTGIATIDEIKDAVDICRDAGNNDIILLKCTSSYPAPLEDANLKTIPNLAETFDVISGFSDHTLGSIAPIVAVALGAKVIEKHFILDKEIGGADAKFSMDKNDFARMINDIRNAEKLLGKVDYSMTESKKQSRRFSRSLYISKDIKKGELFTDENIRSVRPGHGIHPKYLNSVLGKVANDDLEFGQALKFKDIH, encoded by the coding sequence ATGAAAATAGGAAGTTTTGACCTAGAAAAAGACGGTACTTTTATTATAGCTGAATTAAGCGCCAATCATAATGGAAGTTTGGAAAATGCATTGAATTCTATAAAAGCTGCGAAGGAGATAGGGGCAAATGCTATTAAGCTTCAAACATATACTCCGGATACATTAACACTTGATTGTAGAAAAGATGATTTTATGATAGATGGTGGCACACTTTGGGATGGTGAAACACTTTATGAACTATATAATAAAGCATATACACCTTGGGAGTGGCATAAAGAGTTATTTAATTATGCTAGAAGTTTAGGTATAGATATATTTTCATCTCCTTTTGACAAAACAGCTGTTGATTTTTTAGAGGAATTTAATCCTTCAGCATATAAAATAGCTTCTTTGGAAATAACTGACCATGAATTAGTTAGATACACAGCAAGTAAAGGAAAACCAATACTTATATCAACAGGGATTGCAACAATTGATGAAATTAAAGATGCTGTTGATATTTGTAGAGATGCAGGAAATAATGATATTATTTTATTAAAATGTACGAGTTCATATCCAGCTCCACTAGAAGATGCAAATTTAAAAACTATTCCAAACTTGGCTGAAACTTTTGATGTGATTTCTGGGTTTTCTGATCATACTTTGGGCAGTATCGCGCCAATAGTAGCAGTTGCATTGGGTGCTAAAGTTATTGAAAAACATTTTATATTAGATAAAGAGATTGGTGGTGCCGATGCAAAATTTTCAATGGATAAAAATGATTTTGCAAGAATGATAAATGATATAAGAAATGCAGAAAAACTACTTGGAAAAGTCGACTATAGTATGACAGAAAGTAAAAAACAATCCAGAAGATTTTCAAGAAGTTTATATATATCGAAGGATATTAAAAAAGGTGAACTTTTTACTGATGAAAACATAAGAAGTGTCAGACCTGGGCATGGCATACATCCAAAGTACCTTAATTCCGTTTTGGGCAAAGTTGCTAATGATGATTTAGAGTTTGGACAAGCTTTGAAATTCAAGGATATACATTGA
- a CDS encoding WbqC family protein has protein sequence MNCAIMQPTFNPWIGYFDLIDYVDKFILFDTVQLNQQSWQTRNKIKAQNKESLISIPIIKSKSKNELLIKDALIDFRKYDFRKKLLKTIEQNYTKSKYYNEVHSFIKELILYDTNYLSCYNTNIIKKICKKLKINTEIDVLSETEYVSNVKKGEQVLDICQYYKIYEYISPIGSKAYLDNVSDDFKSQKIIIQYQNYNHPSYTQLGDSFIPYIGIFDLLYNEGFDNSIKIIKSGRSFIK, from the coding sequence ATGAATTGTGCAATTATGCAACCAACATTTAATCCATGGATTGGCTATTTTGATTTAATTGATTATGTTGACAAGTTTATTCTTTTTGATACAGTGCAACTTAATCAACAAAGTTGGCAAACAAGAAATAAAATCAAAGCTCAAAACAAAGAGTCGTTAATTTCTATACCAATTATTAAAAGTAAAAGTAAAAATGAACTATTAATTAAAGATGCACTTATTGATTTTAGAAAATATGATTTTAGAAAAAAGTTATTAAAAACGATAGAACAAAATTATACAAAAAGTAAATACTACAATGAGGTACATAGCTTTATAAAAGAACTAATATTATACGATACTAACTATTTAAGTTGTTATAATACAAATATAATTAAAAAGATTTGTAAAAAGTTGAAAATTAACACAGAAATAGATGTATTATCTGAAACTGAGTATGTTAGTAATGTAAAAAAAGGTGAACAAGTTTTAGATATTTGTCAATATTATAAAATATATGAATATATATCACCAATTGGTTCAAAGGCATATTTAGATAATGTTTCAGATGACTTTAAAAGCCAGAAAATTATAATTCAGTATCAAAATTATAACCATCCAAGTTATACACAACTTGGTGATTCATTTATACCATATATAGGTATATTTGATTTACTTTATAATGAAGGATTTGATAATAGTATTAAAATTATTAAATCTGGAAGATCTTTTATAAAATAA
- the pseG gene encoding UDP-2,4-diacetamido-2,4,6-trideoxy-beta-L-altropyranose hydrolase, which translates to MLDEKKTILFRVDASNIVGSGHVMRCLVFASKLRNNDYDVAFICQSREANMIEYIRSNGFYVSVISETNNWQKDADETICLIRSIYKKFIEWIIVDHYELDYKWEKVLREYTNKIMVIDDLANREHDCNILLDQNYYHNMEERYIKYVSPCTTLLLGPQYLLLREEFINARKNIGTRARHIQNIFVFFGGSDMKNYTQKALDCIKRLNRSDITVNVAIGSQNPYRKNISKICESSANMKLYVQTNKIAELMAQADIAIGSGGISTYERIYLKLPSLVITLADNQEEALKALVDKKWIEPFSNEEELYDSLVQILKKGTIPIDTPVEAGVNKIYTIMRTDGINIKILKCLDVRRTFYWLHDIDLLNDFMMKTRPVRNHHFKYWRKILKDSSQIVQAIYYKNKHIGNCGIKNFSKKERAGEIWIYIGEKECRSRGFAKSSLILLINKFLFEFPNGVLYLHVKEMNKKAIALYKSLNFMEIKEKKSIEWINNENMIYMELQK; encoded by the coding sequence GTGTTAGATGAAAAAAAAACAATACTATTCCGTGTAGATGCTTCTAATATTGTAGGAAGTGGACATGTAATGCGTTGTCTGGTTTTTGCAAGTAAACTAAGAAACAATGATTACGATGTGGCATTTATTTGTCAATCACGAGAAGCAAATATGATTGAATATATAAGGTCAAATGGATTTTATGTTTCCGTTATATCTGAAACTAATAATTGGCAAAAAGATGCCGATGAAACAATATGTCTTATTAGAAGTATATATAAGAAATTTATAGAATGGATTATTGTGGACCACTATGAATTGGATTATAAGTGGGAAAAAGTATTGCGAGAATATACTAACAAGATAATGGTTATAGATGATTTGGCTAACCGGGAGCATGATTGTAATATTTTATTAGATCAGAACTATTATCATAATATGGAGGAAAGGTATATAAAATATGTATCTCCTTGTACAACTCTTTTACTAGGACCACAGTATCTTCTACTAAGAGAAGAATTTATAAATGCTCGTAAAAATATTGGTACTAGAGCAAGGCATATTCAGAATATTTTTGTTTTTTTTGGTGGGTCTGATATGAAAAATTATACGCAAAAAGCTTTAGATTGCATAAAAAGACTTAATAGAAGTGATATAACTGTTAATGTAGCTATAGGTAGTCAAAATCCATATCGAAAAAATATATCTAAAATTTGTGAATCATCTGCAAATATGAAACTTTATGTTCAAACAAATAAAATTGCTGAATTGATGGCACAGGCTGACATTGCTATAGGTTCAGGTGGGATCTCTACATATGAGCGTATATATTTAAAACTTCCTTCCTTGGTGATTACATTGGCAGATAATCAAGAAGAAGCATTAAAAGCTTTAGTAGATAAAAAATGGATAGAACCTTTTTCAAATGAAGAAGAATTATATGATAGTTTAGTTCAAATACTAAAAAAAGGCACAATACCCATAGATACACCTGTAGAAGCAGGTGTTAATAAAATATATACAATTATGAGAACAGATGGAATTAATATAAAAATATTAAAGTGCTTAGATGTCCGTAGAACATTTTATTGGCTACATGATATTGATTTATTGAATGATTTTATGATGAAAACTAGGCCGGTTCGTAATCATCACTTTAAATACTGGCGAAAAATACTTAAAGACTCTAGTCAAATTGTGCAGGCAATATATTATAAAAATAAACATATAGGTAATTGCGGTATTAAAAACTTTTCTAAAAAAGAAAGAGCAGGAGAGATATGGATTTATATTGGTGAAAAAGAATGTAGATCTAGAGGGTTTGCAAAATCATCTTTGATACTACTTATTAATAAGTTTTTATTTGAATTCCCCAATGGAGTTTTATATTTACATGTAAAGGAAATGAATAAAAAGGCTATAGCTTTATATAAATCATTGAATTTTATGGAAATAAAAGAGAAAAAAAGTATTGAATGGATAAATAATGAAAATATGATTTATATGGAGCTACAAAAATGA
- a CDS encoding cytidylyltransferase domain-containing protein has translation MIIAIIQARMGSTRLPKKVMKMILGKPIISYLLERVSKSKRIDKIIVATTTNSEDDILTNYIKVLGYEVYRGSSDDVLSRYYTTYSSTENNKDITDIVRITGDCPLIEPRIIDSLIEFYIQNKADYSALTQRFAEGLDTEVFSVKLLEEAYASANLKSEREHVTQYFYNNKEQFNMCFLENDTDDAKYRITVDEPADFIVVKNIIESLNLNNIDLNIKNIKRYLDSNVNIFELNSKIVRNEGLEKSLKYDAPIVKKL, from the coding sequence ATGATTATTGCAATAATACAGGCTAGAATGGGGTCTACGAGATTACCTAAAAAAGTAATGAAAATGATTTTAGGTAAGCCTATTATTTCTTATTTATTAGAAAGAGTATCAAAATCTAAACGTATAGATAAGATTATTGTAGCTACAACAACTAATAGTGAAGATGATATATTGACTAATTATATTAAGGTTCTAGGATATGAAGTGTATAGAGGCAGTTCTGATGATGTTTTATCTAGATATTATACTACTTATAGTTCTACAGAAAATAATAAAGATATTACTGACATAGTTAGGATAACCGGAGATTGTCCTTTAATTGAACCTAGAATTATTGATTCTCTTATTGAGTTTTATATACAAAATAAAGCTGATTATTCGGCATTAACTCAAAGGTTTGCAGAAGGATTAGATACTGAAGTGTTTTCTGTTAAACTTTTAGAAGAAGCGTATGCTAGCGCAAATTTAAAATCTGAAAGAGAACATGTTACACAATATTTTTACAATAATAAAGAGCAGTTCAATATGTGTTTTTTAGAGAATGATACAGATGACGCAAAATACAGAATAACCGTAGATGAACCAGCGGATTTTATAGTTGTTAAAAATATAATTGAAAGCTTGAATTTAAATAATATTGATTTAAATATAAAAAATATAAAAAGATATTTAGATAGTAATGTAAATATCTTTGAGTTAAATTCTAAAATTGTCAGAAATGAAGGTTTAGAAAAATCATTAAAATATGACGCTCCTATAGTAAAGAAGTTATAA
- a CDS encoding aminotransferase class III-fold pyridoxal phosphate-dependent enzyme, whose amino-acid sequence MNASTIQQNGKKDKVMGKSQKLYEKAKKIIPGGTQLLSKRPEMFLPGLWPSYYSKAKGCEVWDLDGNHYYDMGIMGIGTSVLGYANPTINKAVKKGIDNGNMCTLNAPEEVELAEKLIEIHPWAGMARFAKSGGESNTIAIRIARAFSGKDKIAFCGYHGWHDWYLSSNLNDASNLDNQLLPGLSTKGVAKNLKNTSLPFEYGNIEQFKKIVENTKDELGIVIMEVQRYKPADLDFLREIRKITSKIGAVLIFDEISSAFRFNTGGQHLLYDIVPDIAVFGKALGNGFPIGAVIGKKEIMQAAQETFISSSYWTERSGYVAAVETIKFFEKNNVAEYTMKMGNYIGKELNEIFKKYDLDIEMLMGMPSAISMLIKEKDSAILKTVFIQEMLKRGYLASTTIYVSYAHKKKVVDKYLNDAKEVFKYISNNRNNLKDLLDDEVSHSGFQRLN is encoded by the coding sequence ATGAACGCATCTACAATCCAACAAAATGGTAAAAAGGACAAAGTGATGGGAAAATCACAAAAATTATATGAAAAAGCTAAAAAAATTATTCCAGGCGGTACTCAATTATTATCAAAGAGACCAGAAATGTTTTTACCAGGTTTATGGCCATCATATTACTCTAAAGCAAAAGGTTGTGAAGTCTGGGATTTAGATGGAAATCATTATTATGATATGGGTATTATGGGAATAGGGACATCAGTGCTTGGTTATGCAAACCCGACTATTAATAAAGCTGTAAAAAAAGGTATAGATAACGGAAATATGTGTACATTAAATGCTCCTGAAGAAGTAGAGCTTGCTGAAAAACTTATTGAAATACATCCTTGGGCAGGTATGGCAAGATTCGCCAAAAGTGGTGGTGAGTCTAATACTATTGCTATCAGAATAGCTAGAGCATTTAGTGGTAAAGATAAAATAGCTTTTTGTGGTTATCATGGATGGCATGATTGGTATTTATCATCTAATCTTAATGATGCATCAAATTTAGATAATCAATTATTGCCAGGACTTAGTACCAAAGGTGTTGCTAAAAACTTAAAAAATACTTCACTACCATTTGAATATGGTAATATAGAACAATTTAAAAAAATAGTTGAAAATACAAAAGATGAGCTAGGAATTGTAATTATGGAAGTTCAAAGATATAAACCTGCTGATCTTGACTTTTTAAGAGAAATTAGAAAAATAACTTCAAAAATAGGTGCTGTATTGATTTTTGATGAGATATCTTCAGCTTTTAGATTTAATACTGGTGGACAGCATTTACTTTATGATATTGTTCCTGATATAGCAGTCTTTGGAAAAGCTCTTGGAAATGGATTTCCAATAGGAGCTGTAATCGGTAAAAAAGAGATAATGCAGGCAGCACAAGAAACTTTTATAAGTAGTAGTTATTGGACAGAAAGAAGTGGATATGTTGCAGCAGTTGAAACTATAAAGTTTTTTGAAAAAAACAATGTAGCTGAATATACAATGAAAATGGGAAATTATATTGGTAAAGAATTAAATGAAATTTTTAAAAAGTATGATTTAGATATTGAGATGCTTATGGGAATGCCTTCTGCAATCTCAATGCTTATTAAAGAAAAAGATTCTGCGATACTAAAAACTGTGTTTATACAGGAGATGTTGAAACGTGGTTATTTGGCTTCAACAACTATTTATGTATCATATGCTCACAAAAAAAAGGTTGTTGATAAATATTTAAATGATGCTAAAGAGGTATTTAAATATATATCTAATAATAGGAATAATTTAAAAGATTTATTAGATGATGAGGTTAGTCACTCTGGATTTCAAAGATTAAACTAA
- a CDS encoding aldo/keto reductase, whose translation MKYVKYNDYDISKLSLGTVQFGLNYGIANQNGQPNQDTVNDILNYVSSMGINSFDTAQGYGDSEEVLGNYFKTIVEPRISVVSKIDSKVLELKEHDLIESIKGSSTRLHVDCLFALLMHNSNLMDKWDKSFSNKVRILKQKNIIKYFGVSIYSNKEFELALYNEDIDIIQIPFNLFDQRALKNKWFDKAKNKNKFIFIRSIYLQGLLLMNTEDIPEKLSFAKEYVKMVEEFSIRLQISKNELCLSFVNSVAKDASILFGCETLAQAKENLNIYNNLKDINCEVIKEISDTFKDLDERIYNPTKW comes from the coding sequence GTGAAATATGTAAAATATAACGATTATGATATATCAAAACTATCATTAGGAACTGTTCAGTTTGGTTTAAACTATGGTATAGCAAATCAAAATGGACAGCCAAATCAAGATACAGTTAATGATATACTTAACTATGTGTCCTCTATGGGCATAAATTCTTTTGACACGGCACAAGGTTATGGTGATAGTGAAGAGGTGCTTGGTAATTATTTTAAGACAATAGTAGAGCCAAGGATATCTGTTGTCTCAAAAATAGATTCAAAGGTTCTAGAATTAAAGGAACATGATTTAATTGAGTCAATTAAAGGCTCATCTACTAGATTGCACGTGGATTGTCTATTTGCTTTATTGATGCATAATAGCAATCTGATGGATAAATGGGATAAATCATTTTCAAATAAAGTGAGAATACTAAAACAAAAAAATATTATAAAATATTTTGGAGTATCTATCTATTCGAATAAAGAGTTTGAGCTAGCTTTGTATAATGAAGATATCGATATAATTCAAATACCTTTTAATTTATTTGATCAAAGAGCATTGAAAAACAAGTGGTTTGATAAAGCCAAAAATAAAAATAAATTTATTTTTATAAGAAGCATTTATTTACAAGGTTTATTGTTAATGAATACAGAAGATATCCCAGAAAAACTCAGTTTTGCAAAAGAGTATGTAAAAATGGTAGAAGAATTTTCTATAAGATTACAAATAAGTAAAAATGAGTTGTGTTTAAGTTTTGTTAATTCTGTTGCAAAAGACGCTTCTATCCTATTTGGTTGTGAAACATTAGCTCAGGCTAAAGAAAATTTAAATATTTATAATAATTTGAAAGATATCAATTGTGAAGTTATTAAAGAAATTAGTGATACTTTTAAAGATTTAGATGAACGCATCTACAATCCAACAAAATGGTAA
- the pseC gene encoding UDP-4-amino-4,6-dideoxy-N-acetyl-beta-L-altrosamine transaminase → MDFIPYGKQFIDEADFKAVAEALASPLITTGPIAKEFEKRLCEYTGAKYSIVVSNGTAALHLASIALLSADDKVLTTPNSFLATSNAILYANAKPIFVDIEENGNINLDLCEEAIKKDPTIKAIYAVAFSGNPVDQKKLKHIRDTYNVKILEDCAHAIGSEYDGIKAGSCVNSDCTIFSFHPVKHMTTGEGGAITTNNKDIYEKIMLLRNHGMERKHDIAPWYYEMTVLGFNYRITDIQCALGISQLDKLNENIVRRRILAQRYDNVFKRHEFIKPLYTYDGNSSYHLYVVKIDFNKLKVSKIGLFNKLKEYNFGVMVHYIPINKQPYYRELGYGDEDTPNMNKYYEETISLPMYYSLSDAEQDYVIKSLFEILK, encoded by the coding sequence TTGGATTTTATTCCTTATGGAAAGCAGTTTATTGATGAAGCTGACTTTAAAGCAGTTGCAGAAGCACTTGCTTCACCGCTTATTACTACTGGTCCGATAGCAAAAGAGTTTGAAAAAAGACTGTGTGAGTATACAGGGGCAAAGTATTCGATTGTAGTTTCAAACGGAACGGCAGCTTTACATTTAGCATCTATAGCTCTTTTAAGTGCTGATGATAAAGTTTTAACTACGCCAAATTCCTTTCTGGCAACTTCAAATGCTATATTATATGCAAATGCAAAACCAATATTTGTAGATATTGAAGAAAATGGAAATATAAATTTAGATTTATGTGAGGAAGCTATAAAAAAAGATCCAACAATTAAAGCTATCTATGCTGTTGCTTTTTCTGGAAATCCGGTTGATCAAAAAAAACTTAAGCATATTCGTGATACATATAACGTGAAAATATTAGAGGATTGTGCTCATGCAATTGGCTCAGAATATGATGGGATTAAAGCTGGTAGTTGTGTAAATAGTGATTGCACAATATTTTCTTTTCATCCAGTAAAACATATGACTACAGGTGAAGGCGGCGCTATTACGACTAATAATAAAGATATATATGAGAAAATTATGTTATTGCGTAATCATGGAATGGAACGTAAACATGATATTGCACCGTGGTATTATGAGATGACCGTATTAGGTTTTAATTATCGCATAACAGATATCCAGTGTGCTTTAGGAATCAGTCAATTAGATAAACTTAATGAAAATATAGTGAGACGAAGAATACTCGCACAAAGATATGATAATGTGTTTAAAAGACATGAATTTATTAAGCCTCTTTACACGTATGATGGGAACTCATCATATCATCTCTATGTAGTTAAAATTGACTTTAATAAACTAAAAGTATCTAAAATAGGACTCTTTAATAAATTAAAAGAATATAATTTCGGCGTTATGGTACATTATATACCAATCAATAAGCAACCATATTACAGAGAACTAGGATATGGAGATGAAGACACTCCTAATATGAACAAATATTATGAAGAAACTATTTCTTTGCCAATGTATTATTCACTATCAGATGCGGAGCAAGATTATGTTATTAAATCTTTATTTGAGATATTAAAGTGA
- the pseB gene encoding UDP-N-acetylglucosamine 4,6-dehydratase (inverting), protein MFDNKNILITGGTGSFGKKYTEVILSKFKPNKIIIFSRDELKQYEMAQVFSDKCMRYFIGDVRDSQRLQDAMNGVDYVIHAAALKHVPIAEYNPMECIKTNINGAENVIQAAIKNNVSKVIALSTDKAANPINLYGATKLASDKLFVAANNMVGSKDTRFSVVRYGNVTGSRGSVIPFFNKLISEGAKELPITDIRMTRFLITLEDGVNFVLKNFERMYGGEIFIPKIPSMKIIDLASAIAPNLPHKIIGIRPGEKLHEIMCPSDDSHLTLEFDDHFVIKPTIQFAHIADFSTNKLGEKGVKVEEGFEYNSGNNTEWISNNELLEMIKKG, encoded by the coding sequence ATGTTTGATAATAAAAATATATTGATTACTGGTGGAACTGGAAGCTTTGGTAAGAAATATACAGAAGTTATTTTATCAAAATTTAAACCAAATAAAATAATTATTTTCAGTAGAGATGAATTAAAACAATATGAGATGGCACAAGTATTTAGTGATAAATGCATGAGATACTTTATAGGTGATGTTAGAGACTCTCAAAGACTTCAAGACGCTATGAATGGAGTAGATTATGTAATTCATGCAGCAGCATTAAAACATGTACCAATTGCTGAATATAACCCAATGGAATGTATAAAAACAAATATTAATGGTGCTGAGAATGTAATACAGGCAGCAATTAAAAACAATGTATCTAAAGTAATTGCACTTTCAACAGATAAGGCTGCAAATCCAATCAATTTATATGGTGCAACAAAATTAGCATCTGATAAACTTTTTGTTGCGGCAAATAACATGGTAGGTAGTAAAGATACTAGATTTTCTGTTGTAAGATATGGGAATGTAACTGGTAGCAGGGGTTCTGTTATTCCATTTTTTAATAAGTTAATAAGTGAAGGTGCTAAAGAATTACCAATTACAGATATAAGAATGACAAGATTTTTAATTACACTTGAAGATGGTGTGAATTTTGTACTGAAAAATTTTGAAAGAATGTATGGTGGTGAAATATTTATACCGAAAATACCATCTATGAAAATAATTGATTTGGCATCTGCTATTGCACCAAATCTTCCTCATAAAATTATTGGGATAAGACCTGGAGAAAAACTACATGAAATAATGTGCCCTTCAGATGATAGTCATTTAACACTTGAGTTTGATGATCATTTTGTTATAAAACCAACAATTCAGTTTGCACATATAGCAGATTTTTCTACTAATAAACTTGGTGAAAAAGGTGTTAAAGTAGAAGAAGGTTTTGAGTATAATTCTGGAAATAATACAGAATGGATCTCAAATAATGAATTATTAGAGATGATTAAAAAAGGATAA
- a CDS encoding ABC transporter ATP-binding protein/permease, whose protein sequence is MIDILKKLNNILTKQDKKFIKLLIALSIFVSIIEMIGISAIMPFIAVSSDFSLITSNIYYKVVYDFFQFNNEINFVVSFGVALVFFYFLRSAINLFYGYMQARFTHGRYYLIVYRLFENYMGMSYKNFVTKNSSTLTKSIVNEASGLTALINAFLIIFGEIFVMLLIYSMMLYVSYKITLVLTILLLLNAILLIKTISKKIKQTGKLRASIQKKFYEIINKTFGNFKLIKLQNNDEKIINEFSSASSEFANANIIYATLGHFPRLFLEAIGFGIIVSIITFFIWENQTDIKSILPVISMFVLALYRLMPSVNRIMTSYNQILFHHKSLDIIHNDLVYDSELLGNKKIDLNYNIKLENIKFEYNIKKPILKNININIIKNDKIAFIGESGSGKSTLVDIIMGLHKPVQGNILIDDVVLSDDNIKDWRSKIGYIPQNVYLFDGTVAENIVFGREYKEKRILEVLKQANIYEYILSYDGLDTLVGEGGVMLSGGQKQRIAIARALYDNPEILVLDEATSALDSETESKIMDEIYNISEDKTLIIIAHRLSTIERCEKIYKIRDGEIENV, encoded by the coding sequence ATGATTGATATTTTAAAAAAATTAAATAATATATTAACAAAACAGGATAAAAAGTTTATTAAGTTGCTAATAGCTTTATCTATATTTGTATCTATTATTGAGATGATTGGTATATCTGCAATTATGCCTTTTATTGCGGTGTCAAGTGATTTTAGTTTGATAACTTCAAACATATATTACAAAGTTGTGTATGATTTTTTTCAATTTAATAATGAAATAAACTTTGTAGTTTCTTTTGGTGTGGCTTTAGTCTTTTTTTATTTTCTAAGAAGTGCAATAAATTTATTTTATGGTTACATGCAAGCTAGATTTACGCATGGTAGATATTATTTAATAGTTTATAGGTTATTTGAAAACTATATGGGCATGAGCTATAAAAATTTTGTTACAAAAAATTCCAGTACATTAACTAAATCTATTGTAAATGAAGCTTCAGGCTTAACCGCACTTATTAATGCTTTTCTAATAATCTTTGGTGAAATTTTTGTTATGCTATTGATATATTCGATGATGTTATATGTAAGTTACAAGATTACATTGGTTCTTACAATACTGTTGTTATTAAATGCTATTCTTTTAATAAAGACTATTTCAAAAAAGATTAAACAAACTGGTAAATTAAGAGCAAGTATACAGAAGAAGTTTTATGAGATTATCAATAAAACATTTGGAAACTTTAAATTAATTAAGTTACAAAATAATGATGAAAAAATAATCAATGAGTTTTCAAGTGCTAGTTCAGAATTTGCTAACGCAAATATCATATATGCTACACTAGGACACTTTCCTAGATTGTTTTTAGAAGCAATTGGCTTTGGAATAATTGTCTCAATTATAACATTTTTTATTTGGGAAAATCAAACAGACATTAAATCAATATTACCGGTGATTTCTATGTTTGTTTTAGCATTATATAGATTAATGCCATCTGTAAATAGAATAATGACCAGTTATAATCAAATTTTGTTTCATCATAAATCACTTGATATAATTCATAATGATTTGGTATATGACAGTGAATTACTTGGCAATAAAAAGATAGACTTAAATTATAATATAAAATTGGAAAATATAAAATTTGAATATAATATAAAAAAACCTATTCTTAAAAACATAAATATAAATATTATAAAAAATGACAAGATAGCCTTTATTGGAGAAAGTGGTAGCGGTAAATCTACATTAGTGGATATTATAATGGGATTACATAAGCCTGTTCAAGGTAATATACTTATTGATGATGTAGTATTAAGTGACGATAATATTAAGGATTGGAGATCTAAAATAGGTTATATTCCACAAAATGTTTACTTGTTTGATGGCACAGTAGCAGAAAATATTGTCTTTGGAAGAGAGTATAAGGAAAAAAGAATTTTAGAGGTTTTAAAACAGGCAAATATTTATGAGTATATCTTAAGTTATGATGGTTTAGATACATTGGTTGGTGAAGGCGGTGTGATGTTAAGTGGTGGGCAAAAGCAAAGAATAGCAATAGCTAGAGCATTGTATGACAACCCAGAAATTTTAGTATTAGATGAAGCTACATCAGCACTGGATAGTGAAACTGAGTCAAAGATTATGGATGAAATATATAATATCAGTGAGGATAAAACACTGATTATAATAGCACATAGATTAAGTACAATTGAACGGTGTGAAAAAATTTATAAAATAAGAGATGGAGAAATTGAAAATGTTTGA